Proteins encoded in a region of the Lepeophtheirus salmonis chromosome 6, UVic_Lsal_1.4, whole genome shotgun sequence genome:
- the LOC121119285 gene encoding uncharacterized protein, producing the protein MVTKSRLIFLVLVFGSLSVNIQGKWVDPLPKYGCPKRSIFPCECTKGSDEGIYLECSNTNIASLSVGLQQVKTLIHTLIINNCNIEKLYGNLFKPLTIRILKIFDTPIKDISDGTFDQLSASLEELHIKNSLLTRLSPSIKNLTSLKILFIENSQISYLPEGVLNGLNSLKELSISHGNIKSIGKKVFNDVRQLKKLSLFKNQLSSLPRDAFKSQGQLEFLDISHNHFSKLEPHYFPNLRKLLWLNISHNEIPRIQSRVFARNSLLRVLHLNANKIDRLDTNSLRGMRFLRRLYLSDNFIPSVGRGAFRAVSRIGTVDLARNNLTKVDYQLFSDLRFIDTISLQQNQIKNIDKEAFTNLYLTKINISHNLIPFLGSGLFKNCENMTFLDLSHNQIVHIAEDAFNENTYATEFLLQYNKLTSMSGVPLTYQKGLKVLNVSHNEIVDIPKNTFPKLYEVFRLDFSHNNISIIGKSVFSTLLSLRHIDLSHNSLTKLDSGMLGKVPTLLDIDLSYNKLNRVRRSVFGGLSSIRFVKLHHNELNEVPAPPISLNAMDCSYNNIKEIKGRQPWPVMNSLLELNLDYNQLGDSLEAGRFDGLIVLKSIGLRGNNISKPPWEALRSLRSVNYIDLDDNHIRNLSRNAFGRLPILFELGLSNNSINNISVEAFGGLLQLQKLDLSQNNITYIPPGAFKGMSALYDINLSFNKIKHLQNRTHGLFEDTLSIRKIDLSHNQIPFITPKMFPESRWAPYRLNHVDLSHNLMPVLTKSILKGTKYLNYLNISYNMLNAVREGILTNLTSLKVFDISGNKLKDDIFNNGSFGNMPNLTVFNLYDNEFESLPVEDLLLQSNLKVLDIRNNKLKTYYSDFTSLIKKGMDIYYGGNPLMCDCSLRPVAYWLKSVGKIKGRSKPWEDTICQSPPYLSGSSVASILEERLVCADSLDALKFKLNPDIQFREIKEDRGLIKLSWFVTTNEDVGDFRLEIRNSDFPPQTIATEDVDYGSRYTIIKNEFNEPSDKLKICLLAKNSAGRIRRWRQDQCQKISFSFRIKPFRFGFLIILSGLLIYII; encoded by the exons ATGGTTACAAAatctagattgatttttttggtgcTTGTCTTTGGGTCTCTGAGTGTAAATATCCAAGGCAAATGGGTGGATCCTCTTCCCAAATATGGATGTCCCAAAAGATCAATTTTCCCTTGTGAGTGTACCAAAGGTAGCGATGAGGGAATTTACTTGGAGTGCTCAAATACCAATATTGCCTCATTATCCGTGGGCCTACAACAG GTAAAAACTCTCATACATACTTTGATTATCAACAATTGCAACATAGAAAAACTATACGGGAACCTTTTCAAGCCTCTCACGATTCGAATCCTTAAAATCTTTGATACTCCTATTAAAGACATTAGTGATGGTACCTTTGATCAACTCTCTGCGAGTCTAGAAGAGCTTCACATTAAAAATAGTCTCCTTACGCGTTTATCTCcctctataaaaaatttgacatccctaaaaatactgttcatcgaaaattctcaaatttcatatttgccAGAAGGAGTTTTGAACGGATTAAATTCACTAAAGGAGCTGAGTATCTCCCATGGAAATATTAAGTccattggaaaaaaagtttttaatgatgTAAGACAACTCAAAAAGTTGAGCCTTTTCAAAAATCAGCTCAGTTCTCTTCCACGTGACGCCTTCAAATCTCAAGGTCAATTGGAGTTTCTTGACATTTCACATAATCACTTTAGCAAGTTGGAACCccattattttccaaacttGAGAAAACTTCTATGGCTAAATATTTCTCATAATGAAATCCCGCGTATTCAGTCACGAGTCTTTGCAAGAAACTCTTTGCTTCGAGTCCTTCATTTAAATGCGAATAAAATTGATCGCTTGGATACGAATTCTCTTCGAGGAATGAGATTTCTTAGACGGCTTTATTTGTCAGACAATTTTATCCCATCTGTAGGACGAGGGGCGTTTAGAGCTGTATCTCGAATAGGTACCGTGGATTTGGCACGGAATAATTTGACCAAAGTAGACTATCAACTCTTCTCAGATTTGAGATTCATAGATACGATCAGTCTTCAACagaatcaaattaaaaacatcGACAAAGAAGCATTTACAAATTTGTATCTCACAAAGATCAACATAAGTCATAATCTGATTCCTTTCCTAGGCTCAGGGCTCTTTAAGAATTGTGAAAACATGACATTCCTCGATTTGTCACATAATCAGATTGTACACATTGCAGAAGACGcatttaatgaaaatacttaCGCCACAGAATTTCTTTTACAATACAACAAATTAACTTCTATGTCTGGAGTTCCTCTTACTTATCAAAAAGGACTTAAAGTACTTAACGTGAGTCATAACGAAATTGTTGATATTCCCAAAAATACATTTCCTAAACTATATGAAGTATTCCGACTGGACTTTTCTCACAACAACATATCCATCATTGGTAAATCCGTGTTCAGCACACTCTTATCTTTACGACATATTGATTTGTCACACAACTCTTTAACCAAACTGGATTCAGGGATGTTAGGAAAAGTTCCTACTTTATTAGACATTGACTTGagttacaataaattaaatcgAGTGAGGAGAAGCGTGTTTGGAGGTCTTTCTTCCATACGCTTTGTAAAATTACATCACAATGAATTAAATGAAGTTCCAGCTCCTCCTATATCTTTGAATGCCATGGACTGCTCCTACAATAATATCAAGGAGATAAAAGGGAGacaa CCTTGGCCAGTCATGAACTCTCTTTTAGAACTCAATCTTGACTATAACCAATTGGGAGACTCTCTTGAAGCTGGTCGTTTTGATGGTTTGattgttttaaaatcaattgGTCTAAGAGGGAATAATATAAGCAAACCCCCATGGGAAGCACTGAGATCCCTTAGAAGTGTTAATTATATAGATCTAGATGATAACCATATTCGAAATCTATCAAGAAATGCATTTGGACGTCTCCCCATTCTATTTGAGCTTGGTCTTTCGAATAATTCGATAAACAATATATCTGTTGAGGCATTTGGGGGTCTCTTGCAACTCCAAAAACTGGACTTGagtcaaaataatattacttatattccTCCAGGCGCATTCAAag GAATGTCTGCACTCTATGACATCAATCTCtcgttcaataaaataaaacatctgCAAAATCGAACTCATGGACTCTTTGAAGACACTCTCTCTATTCGTAAAATTGATTTGAGTCATAATCAAATCCCTTTTATCACGCCCAAGATGTTTCCTGAAAGTCGATGGGCACCCTATCGCCTTAACCATGTTGATTTGTCTCACAATTTGATGCCTGTATTGACAAAGTCTATTCTGAAAGGAacgaaatatttgaattatctaAACATTTCCTATAATATGCTCAATGCTGTTCGAGAAG ggATACTCACAAATCTGACAAGTCTAAAAGTTTTCGACATTTctggaaataaattgaaagatgatattttcaataatggGAGTTTTGGAAACATGCCCAATCTTACTGTATTTAACCTCTACGATAATGAATTTGAAAGCCTTCCCGTAGAAGATCTTCTACTTCAAAGCAATTTGAAAGTCTTGGATATACGTAACAATAAACTAAAGACCTATTACTCTGATTTCACTTCTCTGATTAAAAAAGGCATGGATATCTACTATGGAG GGAATCCACTGATGTGTGACTGTTCACTCCGTCCAGTTGCATATTGGCTCAAATCTGttggaaaaattaaaggaagatCTAAACCGTGGGAGGACACAATTTGTCAATCACCACCTTATTTATCTGGTAGTTCAGTAGCTTCCATCCTCGAAGAAAGACTTGTTTGTGCCGATTCCTTAGATGCTCTTAAATTCAAGCTCAACCCCGATATCCAATTCCGGGAAATTAAAGA GGATAGAGGACTCATCAAGTTGTCCTGGTTTGTAACTACAAATGAAGATGTAGGAGATTTCCGCCTTGAAATACGCAATTCTGATTTCCCACCTCAAACTATTGCAACCGAAGATGTGGACTATGGCTCTCGttatactattataaaaaacGAATTCAATGAACCATCTGATAAATTAAAGATTTGCCTTTTGGCTAAAAATTCTGCTGGAAGAATCCGTAGATGGCGACAGGATCAGtgccaaaaaatatcattttccttTAGAATTAAGCCATTTCGTTTTGGTTTTCTGATAATACTGTCTGGTTTActcatttacattatttaa